In a genomic window of Aggregatimonas sangjinii:
- a CDS encoding tandem-95 repeat protein, with protein MKNFTSKVLCLVFTLALGINLMHSNYKESDSGFLTTHVDKVSPGISDLDEVPIQCSGEAVIPEYEVDGEWLSGNNDLVVAEGTSLKLSGLPNKLSFSIELPSGEIVGDDYDLGSVTPSQNGTYIVRSHQGCETIIALTVEGSSTGDTGNESNCDGAAVIPEYRINGEWLSGNNQVTVEEGTAVELSGLPNSLSLSIQLPNGQIVGDDYNLGNVTPEANGTYIVRSSGGCETTIMLTVEGGNTENPNPDTTCNGRTVIPEYEVDGEWLSGDNELVLEEGTALKLSGLPNSLSLSIILPTGEEVADDYDLGTITSSDEGTYIVRSSEGCESAINLTVTGGETACEGENVIPEYQIDGEWLSGENRISVPQGTPVVISGLPNTLSLMVELPNGEIQDDDFSLGNITTAQAGTYTIRSSQGCSTTLTIDVIEEPTADCVGETIIPEYQVDGEWLDGDKQLSISEGTMLVLSGLPNSLRLSIELPNGSIVGDDYDLGSVTPSDSGTYIIRSEEGCEVSFALTVTDDGNSGPEDPGGDGPAVGAQRVEAETEAEAEVESETDDGVAAGSVAVGAAGAALSPNSAAVSRTSGSISKSTNVPAERLNPDESTSQGGSSDGAPEPGDNESGGDTTDEGSEAEAEAEAESEAEAEVANGAAVAVGGSAVSAAGGGRSVYLDDEGRLVLYPSEATLGADAKTSTSTSTSKVNITFPANNEPQGGGGSGGGGTGGGGGDGGSPITTIGEKTTINEDSPININVLSNDTGPIDPTTVAIESQPSNGIAVVNADGTVRYTPDANFNGEDSFVYSVGDGNGNKSNGVVDVTVTPINDLPTVTGTIPDQNGVVGQVFNYTIPSDLFSDPDANDRQLSLSVTNLPSGLKREGTQIVGTPRAPGDFKVAVQATDEAGATVQTDFNLNIRAQGASNVTTVADTATTDENTATTVRVLDNDQGPVDSATVAIERQPSNGRAAANPDGTVTYTPNPGFSGGDSFVYSVRDTDGVKATGTVSVTVNNTNDGPVVDQGIADQTATVGTSFMFTIPANAFSDPDGTSEFSYTATNVPSGITFSESQFAGTPTAAGSTVITVTATDEAGASAQTDFTLTVSGSTGGGGGGEGGPVTANEEEFAVLEDSSTDFDVLSNDSGPIDISTLTVTGPPSNGTATANANGTVTYEPSLNYVGEDSFMYSIGDGNGNTSSTTVSLQVDPVNDTPVVDQGIADQTAVVGENYMFTIPSNAFSDPDLDSQLSITSMNLPSGLNFEDTKIVGIPSQAGSFVTTIMVEDEGGLTASTTYTTTVQEAGSGTGGDGGGEGSSTVTANEEEFTVQEDSSNNFDVLSNDTGEINPSTVAIESQASNGTATPNSDGTITYEPALNFFGSDSFSYSVGDGNGSRSQTTVSLSINNVNDSPVVDQGIANQTAQVGQNFSFTIPMNAFSDPDPDAQLSITAMNLPPGLAFEDTKIVGMPQQAGSFTVTISVEDEGGLTASTMFDISVSNASTARAARMASLNAKKNGIQTFSAPVAKGTSLTARGPGAGLPFADPDTVPIIQTDTEAEVESESEAEAEAETVTGAAAAVATGGSAVAAVGDFAEADALVSVASSTSTSEVNEEQPELFANMNEDSAGGATATKAASPNINNTKAVSAVAFKASDILNIPQPTDGKGLFESESEAEAEAEAEAEVDNNAAAASAVASGGGGANGIGATARVASSTAVSTSTENNNGTLNRANDEVDEESNRFDELVSTQSEAEVEVEAEAEAEAGNGRPTAIASAGTVALGDVTAEAQLTLQDAGVTAPAGSSARQLPSDFPWVEESFYKKGDRIEAVGVEMARGIFNVADKSLRSVTSRAVPLGNLESENEAEAEAEAEAEVGFNAAAASASAVSVQAKNGLVPLPANAASATSTSTSVFDNGENKNNHESFPGAAEQGNYGDLPDLDVDLDGFILETETEAEAEAEVGFEAAAASVAASAAGYEGIQAKTAFATTPYASAAAAGSGARVTLSVITPAENEAGIVAASATATDPQGRGVAVAVAVAGVPFEDGSDNESEAEQEGLTIATVNVSVFTDPADAQNPRMLPMGDDGEGSTGGSATDADNEGESVGETEIESEAEAEAEAESEAAYGVAAASAAATASGIGAVASANTSTSTMAYDGSYELNTTTASVANFTARAESSDAVLNWKSVGVEKFAVDHMVNGTYEEIGTVESANQGKSEDYMFRMYGLEADQEHRFRLRPLKSSIGAQEASFTLETSDVFSISAPYPNVMTSRTQTEVAVKRDQKVTAKVYDMSGRVINTLYDDVMKADLKENLIWVPGQSIPNGLYFIKIEGKDFTETFKVILRK; from the coding sequence ATGAAAAATTTTACTTCCAAGGTGTTATGCCTTGTGTTTACATTGGCATTGGGAATAAACCTGATGCATTCGAACTACAAGGAATCCGATTCAGGATTTCTGACGACGCACGTCGATAAGGTTTCCCCAGGGATTTCCGACCTCGACGAAGTTCCCATTCAATGTTCCGGAGAAGCAGTTATCCCGGAATATGAAGTTGATGGGGAATGGTTGAGTGGTAATAACGATTTGGTTGTTGCCGAAGGTACATCGCTTAAACTTAGTGGTCTTCCCAATAAGCTAAGTTTCTCCATAGAATTGCCAAGTGGCGAGATTGTCGGGGATGATTATGACCTGGGAAGCGTAACTCCTTCACAAAACGGAACCTATATCGTACGTTCTCACCAAGGATGTGAGACCATTATTGCCTTAACCGTTGAGGGAAGCAGTACAGGCGACACCGGTAACGAATCGAATTGTGACGGAGCAGCCGTTATTCCTGAATACCGAATTAACGGTGAGTGGCTAAGCGGTAATAATCAAGTTACGGTCGAGGAAGGCACAGCGGTAGAGCTGAGTGGCCTACCTAATAGTCTCTCCTTATCAATTCAGCTTCCCAATGGCCAAATTGTGGGTGACGATTATAATTTGGGAAATGTTACTCCTGAAGCGAACGGCACCTATATCGTACGTTCTTCCGGAGGATGTGAAACGACTATAATGTTAACCGTAGAAGGCGGGAACACAGAAAATCCAAACCCCGATACAACCTGCAATGGCCGTACGGTCATACCTGAGTATGAGGTTGACGGAGAATGGTTAAGTGGTGACAACGAATTGGTATTGGAAGAGGGCACGGCACTTAAGCTTAGTGGGCTCCCAAACAGTTTGTCCTTATCTATTATTCTTCCCACTGGTGAAGAAGTGGCCGATGATTACGATTTAGGTACGATTACCTCTTCCGACGAAGGAACTTATATCGTGAGGTCATCGGAAGGTTGCGAATCCGCAATCAATCTTACGGTAACTGGAGGTGAAACAGCTTGCGAAGGCGAAAATGTAATTCCTGAATACCAAATTGATGGAGAATGGTTAAGTGGGGAAAATAGAATTTCCGTACCACAAGGTACTCCAGTGGTCATAAGCGGTTTGCCAAACACTTTAAGTTTAATGGTAGAATTACCGAATGGGGAGATTCAAGATGATGATTTCAGCTTAGGGAATATTACTACTGCTCAAGCAGGCACGTACACGATTCGCTCTTCGCAAGGATGCTCGACTACATTAACAATAGATGTAATCGAAGAGCCCACTGCAGATTGTGTCGGAGAGACTATTATTCCAGAATATCAGGTTGATGGTGAATGGTTGGACGGTGACAAGCAGCTTTCGATATCCGAAGGTACAATGCTGGTTCTTAGCGGTCTTCCCAATTCCTTGCGACTATCAATAGAATTGCCAAATGGCAGTATTGTGGGCGATGATTATGATCTTGGGAGCGTGACACCTTCAGATAGCGGTACGTATATTATACGTTCCGAGGAAGGTTGCGAGGTATCCTTTGCGTTAACCGTGACCGATGATGGCAATTCAGGTCCAGAAGATCCGGGTGGAGATGGCCCGGCAGTAGGCGCACAACGTGTAGAAGCAGAAACGGAAGCGGAAGCGGAAGTAGAATCCGAAACCGATGACGGAGTTGCGGCTGGTTCTGTAGCCGTAGGTGCTGCAGGTGCGGCTTTAAGCCCTAATTCTGCTGCAGTCAGTAGAACCTCGGGGTCTATTTCGAAAAGTACCAACGTTCCGGCCGAGCGATTGAATCCGGATGAATCTACCAGTCAAGGTGGAAGCAGTGATGGTGCACCGGAACCCGGTGACAATGAAAGTGGCGGTGACACGACGGATGAAGGTAGTGAAGCTGAGGCCGAGGCCGAGGCCGAATCCGAAGCCGAAGCTGAAGTGGCCAACGGTGCCGCCGTTGCAGTGGGCGGATCAGCAGTTAGTGCAGCCGGTGGCGGACGTAGTGTGTATTTGGATGATGAAGGCCGATTGGTACTTTATCCTTCGGAAGCAACACTGGGAGCCGATGCAAAAACATCAACCTCTACGTCGACATCTAAAGTAAACATCACTTTTCCAGCGAACAATGAGCCACAAGGTGGTGGTGGTTCTGGAGGAGGAGGCACTGGAGGTGGCGGTGGTGACGGCGGTAGCCCCATCACGACCATTGGTGAAAAAACGACTATCAACGAAGATAGCCCCATCAATATCAATGTACTGAGCAACGATACCGGGCCGATAGATCCAACGACGGTAGCGATCGAATCACAACCCTCAAATGGTATAGCAGTGGTGAATGCAGATGGTACCGTACGCTATACTCCAGATGCGAATTTTAATGGAGAAGATAGTTTTGTCTACTCCGTTGGTGACGGAAACGGGAATAAATCGAACGGTGTGGTTGATGTAACAGTTACGCCAATTAATGATTTGCCCACGGTCACAGGAACTATTCCAGATCAAAATGGTGTTGTAGGCCAAGTTTTCAATTACACGATACCATCCGACCTTTTCAGCGATCCGGATGCGAATGATAGACAATTAAGTCTAAGTGTAACGAATCTGCCATCAGGTTTGAAAAGGGAGGGTACTCAGATAGTCGGTACACCCAGAGCTCCAGGAGATTTCAAAGTTGCCGTACAGGCGACAGATGAGGCCGGTGCAACCGTACAGACCGATTTTAATTTGAACATTAGGGCACAGGGAGCATCGAATGTAACCACCGTTGCCGATACAGCGACTACTGACGAAAATACGGCCACAACGGTACGTGTTCTCGATAACGATCAGGGTCCTGTTGATTCAGCAACTGTTGCAATCGAGAGACAACCCTCTAATGGACGGGCTGCTGCCAATCCCGATGGAACAGTAACTTACACGCCTAATCCTGGCTTTTCAGGTGGTGATAGTTTCGTGTATTCTGTTAGGGATACCGATGGTGTAAAGGCCACTGGAACAGTAAGTGTTACCGTAAACAATACCAATGACGGTCCCGTGGTCGACCAAGGTATTGCGGATCAGACGGCTACCGTAGGTACGAGTTTTATGTTCACCATTCCGGCAAATGCATTTAGCGACCCGGATGGTACTAGCGAATTTAGCTATACCGCAACAAATGTACCTTCCGGAATTACATTCTCGGAAAGTCAGTTTGCAGGCACGCCCACTGCCGCGGGCAGCACTGTGATTACGGTAACCGCTACCGACGAGGCCGGTGCATCGGCACAGACTGATTTCACCCTTACCGTTAGCGGTTCTACCGGCGGTGGAGGCGGAGGTGAAGGTGGTCCGGTCACAGCCAACGAAGAAGAGTTTGCCGTCTTGGAAGACAGCAGCACGGACTTCGATGTTTTGAGTAATGACTCAGGACCTATCGACATTTCTACATTAACCGTAACAGGTCCGCCATCCAACGGTACGGCCACAGCCAATGCAAATGGTACGGTTACTTACGAGCCAAGTCTAAACTATGTTGGCGAGGACAGCTTTATGTACTCCATAGGCGACGGGAATGGGAACACGAGTAGCACTACCGTTAGCCTTCAGGTTGATCCGGTGAATGATACGCCGGTTGTCGATCAAGGCATTGCGGATCAAACTGCGGTAGTTGGTGAGAATTATATGTTCACCATTCCTTCGAATGCTTTCTCAGATCCCGATTTGGACAGTCAGCTTAGCATCACATCTATGAACTTACCATCTGGACTTAATTTCGAGGATACCAAAATTGTTGGTATACCAAGCCAAGCGGGATCGTTTGTTACGACCATTATGGTTGAGGATGAAGGCGGTTTAACGGCTTCGACCACGTATACTACGACGGTTCAGGAAGCTGGTTCCGGAACTGGTGGTGATGGAGGTGGTGAAGGTAGTTCTACCGTTACTGCCAACGAAGAGGAATTCACCGTTCAGGAAGACAGTTCGAATAATTTCGACGTTCTCAGCAATGATACCGGAGAGATAAATCCATCGACAGTCGCCATAGAGTCGCAAGCCTCCAATGGAACGGCAACGCCGAATAGCGATGGTACCATTACCTATGAACCCGCGCTGAACTTCTTCGGTTCGGATAGCTTTAGTTATTCCGTAGGAGATGGTAACGGAAGTCGATCGCAGACGACCGTTAGCCTATCGATCAACAATGTGAACGATAGTCCTGTGGTTGATCAAGGAATTGCAAATCAAACGGCACAAGTGGGGCAAAATTTTAGCTTTACCATTCCGATGAATGCGTTCAGTGATCCCGATCCTGATGCCCAATTGAGTATCACCGCTATGAACCTACCTCCTGGATTGGCCTTTGAGGACACCAAAATCGTAGGTATGCCGCAACAGGCCGGTAGCTTCACGGTAACCATCTCAGTTGAAGACGAAGGTGGTTTAACGGCGTCGACGATGTTCGATATCAGTGTGAGCAATGCTTCGACCGCGCGTGCGGCTCGTATGGCTTCTTTAAATGCGAAAAAGAATGGTATTCAAACCTTCTCCGCTCCAGTAGCGAAAGGTACTAGCCTAACTGCTAGAGGACCTGGTGCAGGTCTCCCTTTTGCGGATCCCGACACCGTTCCTATTATTCAAACGGATACCGAGGCCGAAGTTGAGTCGGAGAGTGAGGCCGAAGCAGAGGCAGAAACCGTTACAGGAGCAGCAGCAGCTGTTGCTACAGGTGGTTCAGCAGTTGCCGCAGTAGGTGATTTTGCCGAGGCGGATGCGTTGGTCTCCGTGGCCAGTTCTACCTCCACTTCGGAAGTAAATGAGGAACAGCCGGAACTTTTTGCCAATATGAATGAGGATAGTGCTGGTGGTGCAACCGCTACCAAAGCCGCTAGCCCGAACATAAATAATACGAAGGCAGTAAGTGCTGTGGCTTTTAAAGCTTCTGACATCCTGAACATACCACAACCCACAGATGGGAAAGGATTGTTCGAGTCTGAATCGGAAGCAGAAGCGGAAGCCGAAGCAGAGGCCGAAGTAGACAATAATGCAGCGGCAGCATCAGCGGTCGCTTCCGGTGGCGGTGGTGCCAACGGAATCGGTGCGACTGCACGGGTAGCATCCTCTACGGCGGTTTCTACGTCAACGGAGAACAATAACGGTACTCTGAACAGAGCCAATGACGAAGTTGATGAGGAGTCCAATCGTTTTGATGAATTGGTATCCACACAGTCTGAGGCAGAAGTGGAAGTCGAGGCAGAAGCAGAAGCCGAAGCTGGAAATGGTAGACCGACAGCAATAGCTAGCGCGGGTACCGTGGCTTTGGGTGATGTGACCGCTGAAGCGCAGCTTACGCTGCAAGATGCAGGTGTTACAGCGCCGGCCGGCTCATCGGCACGTCAACTTCCTTCAGATTTTCCTTGGGTCGAGGAGTCTTTTTATAAAAAAGGCGACCGTATCGAGGCGGTAGGAGTTGAAATGGCTCGAGGCATCTTTAATGTGGCCGATAAATCTTTGCGTTCCGTTACAAGTAGAGCGGTACCTTTAGGTAATCTTGAGTCGGAGAATGAGGCAGAAGCAGAGGCAGAAGCCGAAGCTGAAGTCGGATTCAATGCGGCGGCGGCCTCTGCCTCAGCAGTATCCGTACAAGCCAAAAACGGATTGGTTCCTTTACCGGCCAATGCGGCATCGGCTACGTCAACGTCGACAAGTGTTTTCGACAATGGAGAAAACAAAAACAATCACGAAAGTTTCCCAGGAGCAGCAGAACAAGGCAACTATGGGGATTTACCGGATTTGGATGTTGATTTGGATGGTTTCATCCTAGAAACGGAAACCGAGGCGGAGGCCGAGGCGGAAGTAGGCTTTGAAGCAGCTGCGGCCAGTGTTGCGGCATCTGCGGCAGGTTACGAAGGTATTCAAGCCAAAACTGCTTTTGCCACGACGCCATACGCGTCGGCAGCGGCAGCAGGTAGTGGTGCAAGGGTGACCTTATCCGTGATTACGCCAGCCGAAAATGAGGCTGGAATCGTGGCAGCGAGCGCTACGGCGACCGATCCACAAGGAAGAGGTGTAGCAGTAGCCGTTGCGGTTGCCGGTGTACCTTTCGAAGATGGTTCCGACAATGAAAGCGAAGCGGAACAAGAAGGTCTGACCATTGCTACGGTTAACGTATCAGTGTTCACCGATCCTGCAGACGCTCAAAATCCTAGAATGCTTCCGATGGGAGATGATGGAGAAGGCAGTACGGGAGGTTCAGCCACCGATGCCGATAACGAAGGTGAATCTGTTGGGGAAACAGAGATTGAGAGTGAAGCGGAAGCGGAAGCGGAAGCCGAATCAGAAGCGGCATACGGTGTTGCAGCAGCATCCGCCGCAGCTACAGCTTCTGGAATCGGTGCGGTTGCATCGGCCAATACCTCTACGTCAACAATGGCTTATGATGGTAGCTATGAACTCAACACAACAACCGCAAGTGTCGCCAACTTTACGGCAAGAGCCGAGAGTAGTGATGCTGTCCTTAACTGGAAGTCAGTTGGTGTAGAAAAGTTCGCCGTTGATCATATGGTAAATGGTACGTATGAGGAAATCGGAACGGTCGAAAGTGCCAATCAAGGAAAGTCAGAAGACTATATGTTTAGAATGTACGGTCTCGAGGCTGACCAAGAGCATCGCTTTAGATTGCGTCCTTTGAAGTCCAGTATCGGTGCACAGGAAGCTTCCTTTACTTTGGAAACTTCCGATGTATTCAGTATCTCGGCACCTTACCCCAATGTGATGACCAGCAGAACACAGACCGAAGTTGCCGTAAAACGCGATCAGAAAGTCACTGCCAAGGTCTATGACATGTCAGGAAGGGTCATTAACACCTTGTATGATGACGTGATGAAAGCCGATTTGAAGGAGAACTTGATATGGGTTCCTGGGCAGTCTATTCCAAACGGTCTTTATTTCATTAAGATCGAAGGAAAGGATTTCACGGAAACCTTTAAGGTGATATTGCGCAAGTAA
- a CDS encoding metallophosphoesterase, protein MKIFQPYFASCILLFCSSIYAQDFAVIGDYGVDDSNELAVSELVKSWNPEFILTVGDNNYVDGEASTIDPNIGKYYSDFIYPYNGIFGEGASVNQFFPSPGNHDYDTNNAQPYYDYFELPGNERYYDFVKGDVHFFSLNSNIEEPDGVSASSVQGQWLRQKLAASTSKWKIVYFHHTPFSSGYHGSNSRMQWPYRQWGATAVIYGHDHHYERIEIDRVLYFVNGSGGRTLRSFTRTELPDTKVRYADEHGAMRINASANEIRFRFFNVNGDLIDSRTLSDDSNQNPDSTQKTYSIDSGANDVEEADPSGRLYVDSSDLELGFDGSDNQNFQTVGLRYRNIDIPKGARITEAYLDFTVDESGNDPSNVSFQGQLGSPVSSFDPSRLFDLSDRPKTVSELSWNPDPWLFIGEEVRSPNLALIIQEIIDDDQWESGNTLALFMKGDMGTRTADSFEGGGSNAAPRLKVIFEEGNNTSCQDGEIIPEWRLNGVWNSGQNTVTVQAGDEVVLSMLPNNVEVEITLPDGTVRPDNYNLGSVTNSDSGRYTLTKPNGCSEVLNLVVEGSGNCAEDDIIPEWRLNGLWESGSNSLVINEGDELVLSILPNNVPVAITLPDGTDRPDDFNLGSVSMADSGPYTLTRSNGCSEVLNLIVQASAECDDGQIIPEWRLNGEWRSGQSNLSFQEGDELMLSMLPNNIQVTITLPDGSEQPDDYLIPSLNSSNSGVYILTRNDGCSKTIDITVNDGNTGASNETTYSLTNGNQDVEEREGDGRLYANSSDLELGFDSYLDQNNQTIGIYFEEVDLPKNASVSNAFLEFTVDEVGSGSGTISIHGERSGDARSFDIGAAFEISGRSKTSQNVLWNPDDWNVVGAKKQSPDLSNIINEITSRSDWTPGNAIVFVITVSGTTRTVESYEGSASNSAKLFIATEDSSTASLKIRVDSELKETETNVPHLYPNPTENGTINIKLQEPLIGELTYELLDATRRRIGEGSLLLTVKKKVIRLNISSLESAPAGIYYLSLSTAGKFFGNFRVLKN, encoded by the coding sequence ATGAAAATTTTCCAACCTTATTTTGCTTCTTGTATACTGTTATTTTGTAGTTCGATCTACGCACAGGATTTTGCGGTTATCGGAGACTATGGGGTTGACGATTCGAACGAGTTGGCCGTTTCGGAACTGGTAAAAAGCTGGAACCCCGAATTTATTTTGACTGTAGGTGACAATAACTACGTGGATGGGGAGGCTAGCACTATAGACCCGAATATCGGAAAATATTATTCGGATTTCATATATCCCTATAACGGTATTTTTGGTGAAGGAGCATCCGTCAATCAATTTTTCCCCTCCCCTGGGAACCATGATTATGACACGAACAATGCCCAACCTTACTATGATTATTTTGAACTCCCCGGTAACGAGCGCTACTATGATTTCGTTAAGGGTGACGTACATTTCTTCTCGCTTAATAGCAATATAGAAGAACCCGATGGCGTTTCTGCAAGTAGCGTACAAGGTCAATGGCTTCGACAAAAGTTGGCAGCATCTACGTCAAAATGGAAAATAGTTTACTTTCATCATACTCCTTTTTCTTCCGGATATCACGGTTCGAACTCGAGAATGCAATGGCCCTATAGACAATGGGGTGCGACTGCGGTTATTTATGGGCACGACCATCATTATGAACGAATTGAGATCGATCGGGTGCTTTATTTTGTCAACGGGTCGGGGGGTAGAACGCTCCGTTCGTTCACTAGAACAGAATTGCCCGATACCAAGGTTCGGTATGCCGATGAGCATGGCGCTATGCGTATCAATGCCTCCGCAAATGAAATCCGTTTTCGTTTTTTCAATGTCAATGGTGACTTAATCGATTCACGTACCCTCTCTGACGACTCCAATCAAAATCCGGATTCGACTCAAAAAACGTACAGTATAGATTCTGGGGCGAACGATGTCGAAGAGGCCGATCCCAGTGGTCGGCTTTACGTAGATAGCTCGGATTTGGAATTGGGATTTGACGGTAGCGACAATCAAAACTTTCAAACGGTAGGGTTAAGGTACCGTAATATTGATATTCCGAAGGGAGCAAGGATTACCGAGGCCTATCTCGATTTTACCGTTGACGAGTCTGGGAATGACCCATCGAACGTGAGCTTTCAAGGTCAGCTCGGAAGCCCTGTCAGCTCGTTTGACCCTTCTCGATTATTTGATTTGAGCGATAGACCGAAAACCGTTTCCGAACTGAGCTGGAATCCGGATCCTTGGCTCTTTATTGGCGAAGAAGTAAGGTCGCCGAATCTTGCACTTATCATTCAGGAAATCATTGACGACGACCAATGGGAATCCGGAAACACCTTGGCTTTATTCATGAAAGGGGACATGGGAACTAGAACTGCGGATTCGTTCGAAGGAGGTGGCTCTAACGCGGCGCCGAGGTTGAAGGTCATATTTGAAGAGGGAAACAATACCTCTTGTCAAGATGGCGAAATCATTCCTGAATGGCGCCTGAACGGGGTATGGAATAGTGGTCAGAATACCGTAACAGTTCAAGCGGGCGATGAAGTAGTGTTAAGTATGTTACCGAATAACGTTGAAGTCGAAATCACCCTTCCCGACGGTACCGTGCGTCCCGACAATTATAATTTAGGGTCGGTAACGAACTCGGATAGCGGAAGATACACTTTAACAAAGCCAAACGGCTGTTCGGAGGTATTGAATCTTGTAGTTGAAGGTTCAGGCAACTGCGCCGAGGATGATATCATTCCTGAATGGCGCCTAAACGGTTTATGGGAAAGCGGATCGAATAGTTTGGTCATAAACGAGGGTGATGAGTTGGTATTAAGTATCCTGCCCAATAATGTGCCTGTGGCCATAACCTTACCTGATGGAACCGATCGTCCCGATGATTTTAATCTGGGGTCCGTGAGCATGGCTGATAGTGGTCCTTACACGCTGACTCGGTCGAATGGATGTTCTGAGGTGTTAAATTTAATCGTACAAGCCTCGGCGGAATGCGACGATGGGCAAATTATACCGGAATGGCGTTTAAACGGGGAATGGAGAAGTGGTCAGAGCAATTTATCGTTTCAAGAAGGAGACGAGCTAATGCTCAGTATGTTGCCCAATAATATTCAGGTTACGATTACGCTACCGGATGGGTCGGAACAGCCTGATGATTATTTGATTCCTTCACTCAATTCAAGTAATAGTGGCGTTTATATTCTCACAAGGAACGATGGTTGCTCAAAAACCATAGACATTACGGTGAATGATGGTAATACAGGAGCTTCAAATGAAACTACCTATTCACTTACCAATGGGAATCAAGACGTCGAGGAGCGGGAGGGAGATGGTCGGCTTTATGCAAATAGTTCCGATTTGGAATTGGGCTTTGATTCATATTTGGATCAAAATAATCAAACTATCGGTATATACTTTGAAGAAGTCGATTTACCGAAAAATGCTTCCGTTTCGAATGCCTTTCTGGAATTTACGGTAGATGAAGTAGGGTCGGGTAGTGGTACGATATCCATTCACGGTGAGCGTTCCGGTGATGCACGATCATTTGATATCGGGGCTGCTTTCGAAATAAGTGGCCGCAGCAAAACTTCACAAAACGTGTTGTGGAATCCAGATGATTGGAATGTAGTTGGAGCCAAAAAGCAATCTCCAGACCTTTCGAATATCATCAATGAAATTACCTCTAGGTCGGATTGGACTCCAGGAAACGCTATTGTGTTTGTGATTACCGTTTCCGGTACCACCAGAACTGTGGAATCTTATGAGGGTTCTGCTTCGAATTCGGCAAAACTTTTTATTGCAACGGAAGACAGTAGCACGGCAAGCCTCAAAATTAGGGTTGACTCGGAATTGAAAGAAACGGAAACCAATGTACCCCATCTATATCCGAATCCTACGGAAAACGGTACGATCAATATTAAACTGCAAGAACCGCTCATTGGCGAGCTTACGTATGAGCTCTTGGATGCTACCCGACGCAGAATCGGGGAAGGATCACTACTGTTGACCGTAAAGAAGAAGGTAATCCGACTGAATATTTCCAGTCTGGAAAGTGCACCGGCGGGAATATATTATTTGAGCCTATCTACAGCCGGTAAATTCTTTGGAAATTTCCGGGTACTTAAGAACTGA
- a CDS encoding TIGR00730 family Rossman fold protein, producing MTSIVVFCGSSEGNDPEILNAASRLGEVFAERNITLVYGGAKIGVMGTVADGALRAGGKVIGVIPDFLKTKEVFHPGLTELIITRNMHQRKLKMHELTDGIITLPGGFGTLEELFEMVTWAQLGLHQYPIGLLNTNGFYDDLLNMLKKMVACGFLKQDNYDMLLVDDSITGLLAKMTNYRPLHLLNGIRRNQV from the coding sequence ATGACGAGTATCGTAGTGTTTTGCGGGAGTAGTGAAGGTAATGATCCGGAAATTTTGAATGCCGCCTCACGTTTGGGGGAGGTGTTCGCCGAACGCAACATTACATTGGTGTACGGTGGCGCTAAAATAGGGGTAATGGGTACCGTGGCAGACGGTGCATTGCGGGCCGGTGGAAAGGTAATCGGGGTTATACCCGACTTCCTCAAAACCAAGGAGGTGTTTCATCCGGGTTTGACTGAATTGATCATTACCCGGAATATGCATCAACGCAAGTTGAAAATGCATGAACTCACAGATGGTATTATTACGCTGCCGGGAGGTTTTGGAACCCTAGAGGAGCTTTTTGAGATGGTGACCTGGGCGCAGTTGGGATTGCACCAATACCCCATTGGACTATTGAATACCAACGGTTTTTATGATGACTTGTTAAACATGCTAAAAAAAATGGTCGCTTGCGGCTTTTTGAAGCAGGACAATTATGATATGCTCTTGGTTGATGATTCGATAACCGGCCTGCTGGCTAAAATGACTAATTACCGACCGTTACATTTGCTAAATGGCATTCGGAGAAATCAGGTTTGA
- a CDS encoding RidA family protein: MAKKKYIVAGEGLPQWSNPISHAVVVNNMCFVSGQLSVGLNGVYVEGSIEEESNLAFANFFSALTNAGFAMEDVVFIDIAFDNLDDLPKVNTIFMSLFPETRRPARTIYQAEKLPFGGKIKITGTAVKDL; this comes from the coding sequence ATGGCAAAGAAAAAATACATCGTAGCGGGAGAGGGATTGCCGCAATGGAGCAACCCGATCAGCCACGCGGTGGTCGTCAATAATATGTGCTTTGTAAGCGGGCAGTTATCGGTGGGTCTCAACGGCGTTTACGTTGAGGGATCCATTGAAGAAGAGTCGAATCTTGCCTTCGCGAATTTCTTTTCTGCCTTAACAAATGCCGGCTTTGCGATGGAGGATGTTGTTTTTATCGATATTGCTTTCGACAATCTGGATGACCTTCCGAAGGTAAACACTATTTTTATGTCACTTTTTCCAGAAACCCGAAGGCCGGCCAGAACCATTTACCAGGCTGAAAAACTTCCTTTTGGAGGGAAAATTAAAATCACGGGGACAGCTGTAAAAGATCTTTAA